The region GACGCTGTCGGGGATGTTGAGTTGATGATGCAGATTCCGGCGTTTCTGTGCCGCCAGACGGATCTGCTGATCGCGGCGGCGGAGACCGGGCGGGCGATCAATGTTAAGAAGGGCCAGTTTGTGGCGCCGGGGGATATGCGGCACGCGGTGCAGAAGGTCCGGGACTCGGGTAACGAGCGGGTGAGCCTGTGCGAGCGGGGGGCCAGCTTTGGGTATAACAACCTGGTCGTCGATATGCGGGCGCTGCCGATCATGCGGGAGTTTGCACCGGTCATCTTCGATGGGACTCATGCGGTGCAGACGCCTTCAGCCGGGAATGGGGTGTCCGGGGGGCAGCCGGAGTTCATTCCGGTGCTGGCTCGGGCGGCTGTGGCGGCGGGGGTGGATGGGGTGTTTCTGGAGGTGCATGACAATCCTGCGGAGGCCAAGTCGGATGGTGCGAATGCGCTTCGGCTGGATCGGTTGAAGGGCGTCCTGGAGGAGTTGGTGGCGGTGCATGAGGTGGTGGGGCGGTATTAAGACCCCCTCCCCACCTTAAGTGTCAAAGTCTTCATAAAGAATGACTTAGGTCTGGACCTCTTTTGCAAAGGCTTCATTTCAGGGATCTTGAGCTCATCATGACGCACACTCGTAAATGAGTGTGCGGAGCAAAAAAACGGCCCCTCGGGTGAGGGGCCAATCTGCCTTGGTTCTCTCTGGTTAGGAGAGGGCGTTGCGGTTGAAGCTCGGCTAGCCTGATGATGGCGCTTTTGGGCTCAACTCGCGATCTTGTGGTTCTGAACTTTGGTGTTGCTGGCGGGACGTGAGTTTTATGCTCACTTCCCGCCCTTTTTGACGTGAAGCCTACGATAAACGGTTACAGCTTAGTTGGTGCCGGGTGTGGGAGCCGACGTGGAGCTCGAGCTTCCCATGGTGGCGAGGCTGTTGTGGAGCAGGGTCACGCGGACGCCGTTGGTGACGGGCTTGGTGCCGTCATTCGAGGCGGTCTGCGCGGCGATCTGATCCTTGGTGGCGCGGCCGAGGCCGGTACGGTAGATGCGGTAGATCGGCACCTGGTGCTCGGTGACGAGGTAACGGACGACCGAGTCAGCCATTGCCTGCGACTGGGGTACGCCTGCGCGGCTGTAGCCCTGAACCTCTACGATGAAGCCCTTCTCAGACGCCAGCTTGGCGGCGAGATCGTCGAGGCTTGCCTTAGCCTTGGGACCGAGGGTGGTGCGGC is a window of Granulicella tundricola MP5ACTX9 DNA encoding:
- the kdsA gene encoding 3-deoxy-8-phosphooctulonate synthase, producing MKLPEKTFEIGPIAVGRGKLFLIAGPCVLEGESHARGLAEAVQKIAAEVGIPYCFKASYDKANRTSIKSFRGPGLVEGTRILRAIAKDTGLPVLTDVHTPEDCARLSDAVGDVELMMQIPAFLCRQTDLLIAAAETGRAINVKKGQFVAPGDMRHAVQKVRDSGNERVSLCERGASFGYNNLVVDMRALPIMREFAPVIFDGTHAVQTPSAGNGVSGGQPEFIPVLARAAVAAGVDGVFLEVHDNPAEAKSDGANALRLDRLKGVLEELVAVHEVVGRY